The Lutzomyia longipalpis isolate SR_M1_2022 chromosome 2, ASM2433408v1 DNA window TTACTTTCCTGCCCTAAATTCCTTAGCCTTCTCCTTCATGCATGCTTTGAAGACATTATTTCCAGGTAGTTGGGATGTATCCATTGATGTGAATGTTGCAGTTGTTTGTACAGAAGTCTGCAAAACATCGCTATTATCCGCCTTCTTCTTGCAGTCTTCTATGGCTTTACGAAATTGGCATGTTGCATCACAGCCCTCAGCAACATCTACAAGAAAATGGagattatttaaagaatattttattaatttaatttaagttttGAGAAGGAAAGGCCTTAAGGAAGAACTTACTGAAGGCAAACACGGCAAGAATCACCACCAAAGAGATTAGAaggatttgcttcattttaatAACTTATCAGATCACTGACTAACATAATCAGCAAAGTATTACCTCTTTTATACATCCAATTGAGAAAgaatatcaagaaaaaaaaaattcagaacaTCTGTAGTAGTTCTAtttgtaaatttcttttagcagttgattaaatatttgtcgttaattaattattaattaataacaaaCTTGCAATTTGaacaaataaagaaataaaataaaaattattttatgctaaTGTTACGAAAGCTTTAAAGTTCTCTTCAAGgttctaattaaattctaatgcaacattttttttataattcaacaaaattatcTTTCAGGTTAAAAGGGGTTTGTGGAAacgaaattttcatcattagTCTTTACTTTAGGATCATACCTAGCTAATTTTTTAGCATTgattacctatatatttttaaccAGTTTTTCGTTatgtttaaagaatttccagaagattttaattagttcTCCTGGAttaaagattgatttttttgaaggcTCAGTGTGGTTCAGCTAGCGCATTCTTTATCAGTCTTAACCAGCAATTTATGTTCAGCGCTTGGTTCAGCGTAACAGaagaaattctaataaaaaaaaaataagtaataaaataatctaaactctctttaaattgatttatttatttagaaattgcTTCTCAttcctttgaaatattttcttttgcaatatttgaaaatatttccttaattagttggtgttccacttcgtggccaacaccgaGTATTGTagtcgtcggaaaaaccgacctcctcagatcgggctcaaacttggtatgagcacgttttagacaacccacattacgaaaatggtggtggaaaaaaaagtgatccGGCCTGCCGGcttagagacttccggtttgaagttttctatagaaatgtgggtgtaaaatttcattttttcgcattttcaaaattcaaaatggccgccgtctaccattttgaaacaccgtcaaccagttcccttgtAGCTAGAGatgtgaaattttagtatgttgtagggcttagtgagacgttttcatcaacaattcatatttgaaaatcggtcacgCGGTTTaacaaatatggcggcctgaagcaaaaagtgtttttttgatatatctcgagaacggcttgaccgattttgaccattttactatcaaatgaaaggtattgagaagtcctacaactgtctagaacatttcaatttccaaaaacatccgcaagaggcgctaaaatcaaaaacaaaaattgcctaacttttacgggcaatatctccgaatccccattaggcaaatcttttaaattttgatatgttgtagaaggactaataatcttgctccagtccaaaaatgaagaaaatctatgtcgccgtttagaagatatggccatttgaaaaattcttgaatttgaaaagttctaagagccatatctcctgaactgcttgtccgattttgctcaacttggtatcaaattaaaggttttgcaattatctacaactttctacaACAACAGAAatctctagaaccattccttcaggacgaaaaatgcgaaaaactttttttgtgaaacaaaaatccgccattttgtgttctagaggtgaccttgaaaatcattagatatatgtcaaattatagcttatttcaagacctttccaaaactagtcacgaaatttttGTAGATGTTATAAaactagagatatgaccatttttatgcatcaaattgctgaatttcacaaaaaaaaatcaactttgcctactgctcacaaatcgcattacaacgcataaacaaacttctacacgttgtaggacaccaactcttataattggacgcgttatgattgactttccacgaatttttcctcaaccagacttttttttctgcttttcctTGAGACAACGTGCCATGTCCTTTTTGCGTTCTTCCGCTAAATCTTCCGCTTTATGTGGCGCGAAAACATACGTCGACAGAACCTGCTTCTTTGCCAAAGTTTCTGTGCTCATTTGTTTAGTACACGCAAGAACATCGTACAAATCTATACTTGAACCTGGACGTGCATCAACacctttgtaaaaaaaaataagaatttgtattctaaaaataaaataaaacaaagaagaaaatctcagttaaaaataaatttgaaactTACAGCAATACGAAAATACTCAAGGAGATTAAAAGAAGGTTCTTCATTTTAGCAGCTCGTTGGGAAGCTTTTAATTGATCTTCCAATGAAATTAAGTCTTATATAGAagattagaatatttttctcataaattgaAACAGCTGCCGAAGAcattatttaattactttcaaaACCAGAATATTATgcaagaaattattaattttctggcaaaacaatttttttttattaaaccgCGACGTATAAAAGAACAAATCTTGAGATTTATGTTTAATTCCCACAAGAAGCTGCTAAAATGGTGTCAATTCTGTTAATCTCCTTGATTCTTAATTTGTTGGTTTTCTGTGAGTTTTAAAgacttttggaaaaatatcttaattttatcaatcttttttatttaattttctcttctttcgaAGATGCTAAAGCTAGACCACTAGAGGACATCTCTTCAGATCTTTCCTCTGATTATTACATCACCGAAGGCTATGATGGTGTGAAGGGTGTgaaggagaagagagagatCGAACTTGTACCTGTGAcatttggaatatttaataTACATACAACACCTGCTCCCAGAATTACCTTTGAATGGTAAAAAATCCAAgaagaatttatgattttattcttccttCCATTGGGATGGATTGTAAGTCAGCATAAAACGccgttaaaaatgaatttttaataaaaaaaaagtaattctaAAGCTTTCATTGATCATGATTTGACCTTTCACTTCTTCGCTTCAAGCAAAAATTCCACGATAGAATCACGAAGAATTGCACAAGAAAATTACCATAAATTCTGCATGAGTTTCACTACAAAATAACTAAATTGCAGACATTTGTTACTCCATGCTAATCATAAAACGGCGAGACTTTCTTTTCACTACCGGGTGGGCAAAAGCACATTGGGAAAAAACCTTCTATTTGCCCATCTCGTTGACGCGTGAAAAGACTCCGAGGATTGTTTGGAGGCGTGTGTAAACAGcgatatatttaaaaattgtaaaatacaaataagaaaaataatatctcTCGCACGTGACCAAAAAGacagacaaaaaaatcttcagctAAAATACACcgaaaagaagtaaaaaaaaaagaagtttgcTCCATCTTGGGGCACACAGATCACTGGATCCTCTCCTCGGAGGCGGTAATTCGGATTTTCTTGGAGAAGTGATTGCGGATCTTGTCGGAGATCTCTTCGATGGGTATGTGAACTTCATTGAGGACGTGCTGGATCTCCTGGAAGGCAAAATCCATATCACTCAGCTGCGGATTCATTCCGCAGATGGCGAAACGAATAACAATTCGTCCGTGAACATTGCCCGGGATCATGTAGATCTTCTTGCGTTCGGTGATCTTCTCCAGGAGTTTCTTCGTGGCGGAACATTCGCCACGAATGCGGAAGCACACCAAGCCCATTGTGGCCTCCCCGATCACCTCAAAACGTTCATCAGCTGCGATGAGGGCGGCAAAGTGCTTAGCCAGGTGAACGTGATGCCGGATGTGCCGACGAATGCCCTCAGCACCGACTGTTCGAAGGGTTATCCACAGCTTCAGTGCACGGAATCTCCTGCCCAGAGAGATTTGCCAATGACGGTAGTCCGGAGCTTTTGATTGACCCTttggaaattgaagaaatgatttttcttacctcatttgaagatttaataatttgaagGGGAATTCTTAACTgattttttagcttttctaGAAGTTTAGGGCAGAATTCATTATTCAGTCgggctttaaattttaagtcggtttttaagGCGATCTTATGGTTCAAAGTCAGATTATTTGAgtctgaattaaaatttttaaaataatataaaataaagtaaagtcTATCTCAGTCgggtttaaaattttaagtcggtcttaaggttttaagtcagtttttttaagtctgacttaaaatgtTTAAGTCGGGATTGGATTTTCATGAGTTGTCCTGGAAAATATGTATGATTTTCTGATTGaagaactattttattttattttattttaaaaatttagtttagACTTAAAAACACTGACTtcaaaccttaagaccgacttaaaattttaagcccgactgagtagtgaattccgcccttaatctcaatttctttcatttaatctAAATCTCGATGTTAAAAGCTCTGaagctttaaataaataaatttttattcaactaaaaataaatcataattcatctttaaatatgaataaaatcactaaaaatgcaggaaaatcatgaaaagcatgaatgaaaagaaaaacgatttcccaggaattttttttggaggttTTTCCCACATTTAGTCACCTTTTGACCTTTGTTAAGCGAGTGAAAATTACCACGAAatccccttttttttgcatttcctcTCACGTGTAAATtccttggaaaaaaattgataaccATATCGCACGCTTTTCATGcatattaattgaatatttaaggTGTTGATTGAgatgtaaaaattttcccaacccTCAGACATTTCCGCGAAATTGCATGTTGTGGGtgatctttgattttttttccgggaaaactCACCTGGAAGCGATGCTGGAGATAGATGCGATCAACATTGAAGGCTTGAACGAGGAGATCGGCATTCTTGAGCCACATGGCGCAGCAGTCAAAGTTCACCATCATCCATTTGTGGACGTTAAAATTGAAGGATTCCGCCAATTCGACTCCCTTCATTAGCGGCCTGTATTCTGGGCAGCAGAAGGCAGCTCCGGCGTAGGCAGCATCAATGTGAAGCCACACATTGTATTCACGGCAAACCTGCCCTATTTCCTCGATATTGTCAAAGGCACACGTTCCTGTGGTGCCAAGGGTGGCAATGCAGACACTCGGGATGTTCCCCATGGCCAGATCCTGCTCAATTGCCTGCCGAAGGGTTTCTCCGCGTAGAGCACATTTGGAATCCGTACCGAGGAGGCGCATGGGCATAGCTGAGAGGATTCCCGCCTTCTCCACGGCACTATTGCTCTGATCACTGCTGTACGCTATCAAACGTCCCCGGATGTCACTTTCACTCATCTCTGGGTTCTCCTCACGCAGCCTCCGGACAGTTTGCTCCCTCGCCGCGAGGGCAGCAATGAGAATTGACTCACTGGCTGATCCCTGAATCACACCACCACCAGGGCCATCGTGAcaattgagaaattcctcaGGTAAATCCAGAAGCTTTCCCAGCCAATCCATCACGATCACCTCCAGCTCCGTACATGCTGGACTGCAGATCTGTGTGTACCAAACAACAAGAGAAGCACATGTtgggtaaaaataaaatatatagcgGAAGTAGGTTTAGCAAATAAGACAGAGTGTTTAAACACTCTCTCCGAAGAGTCTGTGTGcatttctgaaatatttttgcgtCTTCAAGTCAGTCggagaaaaattccaagattTACAGTTTCATTGAGAAGATCGTGCAgagattttgatttaatttctttacttattaaaaatttcattttgttgagaaattaaattgaaaagttaaagAGGAAAAGATGGAAAATGTTTAAGGAAGAGAGCCCTGATATATTGAGCATAAAGATGaagaagagagagaagagataTCAGGAAAATCCaaaggaaaaacaataaaaaaaatcaggaagaaaaatttaataaaagaaataatcaagaagaaaaatttaatagatCAGTTATGTCAGAAGAATAATGAAGATAATTAAGacaattctaagaaaaaaaatcaataaataactTCAGATAAAAtggtaagaaaattaagaaaaaaacataagaaggaaattcagaatattcaataaaagaaaatcaagaaggtaaaataaagaaaaaatcttatagagAAATCacgaggaaaaataattattttttaataataaattttttttaaagaaaaattaagaaacaaATTcagataaattgaagaaaaatttaaaagatcaagaaaattcaaaaaaaatcaaaaagaaaattaagagaataatcaagaaaaatttcagaaaaatctaaagaaaaattaagacaaaTTCAAGAAGAATCTTCAGATGAATAATAAAGATAATTCAGAAAAGtccaaaagagaaattaagaaataaatctagaaaactcaacaaaaaaattaatagatcaaaaagaaaattcaaacaaatcaattcaatgaaaaatctgtAAGAAAAACTCACCCAGTTGAAGCCAACAATTCCAAAACCGGAAGTAAGAAGTTCCCCAACGATGGCTGGATAGGAGCAGGCAGTTGGGAAGTAAGCATGGAAATTGGGGGACTGCCAGTGAGTAATTCCCGGAAGGATGAACTTCTCCATGTCCCGCATGACATCGCGCCAACCTTCGGGCTGCTCTGGTAGCACTTCCGGAAGTGATTTGTGCAAATATCCAGGATGAACACTCGGCAAGACATCCCTGAAAAATTTGTAACACACAGACAATGAAGGGCAATGGCGTGCGTAGGTTATTTTGGAGGTGGcgaataaatttccaattctATCATTGAGATCTCTCTCATTGCGTGCTTCATGGGAGATCTTTGTGAAGAGAGATCGCATCGATCGAATAAATCgcaaatttttctcatccGCAGGTGATTTATGGACTTTTTCAGAGctcattagaattttattttagaacgTGATCGTGATGATTaagatgggaattttttttagagattttgaGAGGAAGATTTTTAGTCTTGATATATTAATTCTTGAGGATCTTTCCaaggaagatttttcaattaatagaATGAGCTTTGAAAACTCTTGCGGAAGCACGATCAAGCACGATCACTTTTacagtaagtttttttttcttctaaaaggATAATAAACTGAGAAAAGATCACAGAATAAACCACGATCACGCGATCATCGATCGCTCCATCCTCACAAACTCACTTATCGCGGATATTTTCAAGATAATCAGCCACAAAATCCACGGCGGCTTTCCCAAATTCACGAAATTCATTGACATCCATGTCTAAGCTGGGGATTATCGGGGGAGAGGAGAtggtttttttaaattctttttattcacaaaGCGTTATGGAGATCTTCCAACCACACACAATCACTTGTTCACTGATCCACGATCGAACCCAGACTGGAGATCACTCGGGCACTTTTGTGTGCCTTTAAATGCACTCGCGCTCGCGCTCGCGCTTGATCTCTTCCTGAAGTGGAATCTTGTAGAATGGGTGAGAGTGGACCTCGCGCACACTTTCTACAAGCACGAAGATCACGTCGACGTGCCGCGATGCTCTCCGTGTGTGTCTCGAAGAAGGGGAATTATCGCAGCAGCAGCACGCGGGCCAGGTGTGATGATCGTTGCCCCACCGTCCTATGCCTTGGGGTTCTTACGTGAAAGATCTTCTCCTCCACGAGTAAATTCTCAATACActgatgcaaaaaaattcacacatgCGGGTTTATTGCACTTTCTCCGCGCGCGGGGCaggtaaaacaataaaaatcagcGATGGATGTGTGTGCGCGATAAGAGGCAAGAGAGCAGTTCAATGTCAATGGCGAGGAAATTGCCGGCCATGCAAATTACTCGATCATCTCCgcaaaattttgcaatcttTTGTATAGCAAATATATAGAGAAGCGCTCTTTTGAGCGGTTTTAACGGTCAATTAAAGCGAGTTTGTGATG harbors:
- the LOC129788579 gene encoding maxadilan yields the protein MKQILLISLVVILAVFAFNVAEGCDATCQFRKAIEDCKKKADNSDVLQTSVQTTATFTSMDTSQLPGNNVFKACMKEKAKEFRAGK
- the LOC129788574 gene encoding 3,4-dihydroxyphenylacetaldehyde synthase 2, whose product is MDVNEFREFGKAAVDFVADYLENIRDKDVLPSVHPGYLHKSLPEVLPEQPEGWRDVMRDMEKFILPGITHWQSPNFHAYFPTACSYPAIVGELLTSGFGIVGFNWICSPACTELEVIVMDWLGKLLDLPEEFLNCHDGPGGGVIQGSASESILIAALAAREQTVRRLREENPEMSESDIRGRLIAYSSDQSNSAVEKAGILSAMPMRLLGTDSKCALRGETLRQAIEQDLAMGNIPSVCIATLGTTGTCAFDNIEEIGQVCREYNVWLHIDAAYAGAAFCCPEYRPLMKGVELAESFNFNVHKWMMVNFDCCAMWLKNADLLVQAFNVDRIYLQHRFQGQSKAPDYRHWQISLGRRFRALKLWITLRTVGAEGIRRHIRHHVHLAKHFAALIAADERFEVIGEATMGLVCFRIRGECSATKKLLEKITERKKIYMIPGNVHGRIVIRFAICGMNPQLSDMDFAFQEIQHVLNEVHIPIEEISDKIRNHFSKKIRITASEERIQ